The following are encoded together in the Lactuca sativa cultivar Salinas chromosome 1, Lsat_Salinas_v11, whole genome shotgun sequence genome:
- the LOC122195020 gene encoding L10-interacting MYB domain-containing protein-like produces the protein MTDKIIRVSWKSELVDKTFLEACIQELTSNGREGSGLKASSWAVVAEKLKTDYNFIVDKKQMKNRYDYLKAKYAVWLKLKNKTGNIYNPVTNSFNMTNEEWEAEAKLNKYVDKLRNAPLPCPELCTQLFDGATSTGVHSWGPSSTLPHPNETFSTHDFEDTEMDEPAPHADTPSSTIPQPTSEESSGRT, from the exons ATGACAGATAAAATAATTAGGGTTAGTTGGAAGTCGGAATTGGTGGACAAAACTTTTTTGGAAGCATGTATACAAGAATTAACAAGCAATGGCCGGGAGGGTAGTGGACTAAAAGCAAGCTCATGGGCTGTGGTCGCGGAGAAATTGAAAACAGATTATAATTTTATTGTCgacaaaaaacaaatgaaaaaccgATACGACTATTTAAAAGCAAAGTATGCAGTGTGGTTAAAACTTAAAAACAAAACAGGAAATATTTATAATCCCGTAACGAATTCTTTTAACATGACTAATGAAGAATGGGAAGCGGAAGCGAag TTGAACAAGTATGTAGATAAGCTGAGAAATGCACCCCTCCCTTGCCctgaactttgtacccaactattTGATGGGGCAACCTCGACCGGTGTTCACAGTTGGGGGCCATCTTCGACATTACCTCATCCCAATGAAACCTTCAGTACACATGATTTTGAGGATACAGAGATGGATGAGCCAGCACCTCATGCAGATACCCCAAGCTCAACAATACCTCAACCTACTAGTGAGGAATCATCTGGGCGAACATAA